The Lycium barbarum isolate Lr01 chromosome 12, ASM1917538v2, whole genome shotgun sequence genome includes a region encoding these proteins:
- the LOC132622611 gene encoding uncharacterized protein LOC132622611 isoform X1 yields MDIEGFSSSKFPGNIVTSSKHTRSKSFPVKPEVKENILDHSLDASNRLKLDTKQANDCNVTEKKQSSTAETQSSLRQEIKQLERRLHDQVAVRCALEKALGYKSSSQDVHEVTSMPKPATELIRDIAVLELEVGHLEQYLLSLYRKAFDQQISSLSPPTKDDKLKSPLSTPRRRLDFSNSDVMLKREKSSSRVDSQSELNPQKETNSMAEDKINESGVHRSHSSLSQRSAMSTPPEETLGKALRACHSQPLSMMEYAQNASSNVISLAEHLGTRISDHVPETPNKLSEDMIKCMCTIYCKLADPPLTNPGLSSPTSSLSSTSAFSPKDIWSPGFRNDSSFDVRLDNPFHVEGLKEFSGPYSTMVEIQCVYRDTHKLGDIEPMLQNFRSLISRLEKIDPRKLTHEEKIAFWVNVHNALVMHAFLAYGIPQNNVKRIFLLLKAAYNVGGHVVSADMIQNSILGCRMSRPGQWLRLLLSSKGKFKTGDERQTYAIEHPEPLLHFALSSGNHSDPAVRVYTPKRVIQELEIAKEDYVRATFGVKKDQKIVLPKVVEAFAKDSGLCPSGVMEMIQQSLPDSLRKSIKKIPQGKGRKIIEWVPHNFSFRYLIMKDLVK; encoded by the exons ATGGATATTGAAGGGTTTAGCAGCAGTAAATTTCCTGGAAATATAGTGACATCTTCTAAACACACGCGTTCCAAGAG CTTCCCAGTTAAACCAGAAGTAAAGGAGAATATCCTGGATCATTCTCTAGATGCCTCTAATCGATTGAAGTTG GATACGAAGCAAGCAAATGACTGTAATGTGACTGAGAAGAAACAATCATCCACTGCCGAAACTCAGAGTTCTCTGAGGCAAGAG ATAAAGCAGCTGGAGAGAAGATTACATGATCAAGTTGCTGTTCGATGTGCTCTTGAGAAAGCATTAGGTTATAAATCTTCTTCTCAAGACGTCCATGAAGTGACCTCAATGCCTAAG CCAGCCACAGAACTGATTAGAGATATTGCAGTACTAGAGTTGGAAGTTGGGCATTTGGAACAATATCTTCTCTCACTATACAGGAAAGCATTTGATCAGCAAATCTCATCCTTGTCTCCTCCCACAAAAGATGATAAACTAAAATCTCCTCTAAGTACCCCAAGAAGGCGTCTTGATTTCTCCAATTCTGATGTGATGTTGAAAAGGGAAAAATCTTCTTCTCGAGTTGATAGTCAATCAGAATTGAATCCACAGAAGGAAACCAATAGCATGGCAGAAGACAAAATTAACGAATCTGGAGTTCATCGAAGCCATTCGTCATTATCTCAGCGTTCAGCTATGTCGACCCCACCGGAAGAGACACTGGGCAAAGCGTTGCGTGCTTGTCATTCTCAACCTTTATCTATGATGGAG TATGCACAAAATGCTTCTTCAAATGTAATCAGTTTGGCAGAGCATCTTGGCACCCGTATCTCTGATCATGTTCCAGAGACACCAAATAAGCTATCTGAAGATATGATAAAGTGCATGTGCACCATATATTGCAAGCTTGCTGATCCCCCACTGACAAATCCCGGTCTTTCATCACCAACTTCTTCCTTGTCTTCCACAAGTGCATTTTCTCCAAAGGACATATGGAGTCCAGGATTTAGGAATGATTCATCTTTTGATGTTCGGCTGGACAATCCTTTTCATGTGGAAGGGTTGAAGGAGTTCAGTGGACCTTACAGCACAATGGTTGAGATACAGTGTGTGTATAGAGATACTCATAAATTGGGAGATATTGAACCGATGTTACAGAATTTCAG GTCACTTATTTCTCGCTTAGAAAAAATAGATCCACGAAAGTTGACTCACGAAGAGAAGATAGCATTCTGGGTTAACGTACATAATGCATTGGTGATGCAT GCATTTTTAGCTTATGGTATCCCCCAAAACAATGTGAAGAGAATATTTCTACTATTGAAG GCTGCCTATAATGTTGGAGGTCATGTAGTAAGTGCAGATATGATACAGAACTCTATCCTGGGATGTCGAATGTCCAGACCAGGACAG TGGCTTCGCTTGTTACTTTCTTCTAAAGGAAAATTCAAGACAGGGGATGAAAGACAAACATATGCTATTGAACATCCAGAACCCCTTCTGCATTTTGCACTCAGCTCAGGCAACCACTCAGATCCCGCG GTTCGAGTCTATACACCCAAGAGAGTAATTCAGGAGCTGGAAATCGCAAAAGAAGATTATGTCAGGGCTACCTTTGGTGTGAAGAAGGATCAGAAGATAGTCTTGCCAAAAGTTGTGGAGGCCTTTGCTAAGGATTCTGGCCTATGTCCTTCCGGTGTGATGGAGATGATCCAGCAATCTTTACCAGATTCTCTGAGAAAGAGCATTAAGAAGATTCCACAGGGAAAGGGCCGCAAGATCATTGAATGGGTTCCACATAATTTCTCTTTCCGGTATCTAATTATGAAGGACCTGGTGAAATGA
- the LOC132622611 gene encoding uncharacterized protein LOC132622611 isoform X2 → MPKPATELIRDIAVLELEVGHLEQYLLSLYRKAFDQQISSLSPPTKDDKLKSPLSTPRRRLDFSNSDVMLKREKSSSRVDSQSELNPQKETNSMAEDKINESGVHRSHSSLSQRSAMSTPPEETLGKALRACHSQPLSMMEYAQNASSNVISLAEHLGTRISDHVPETPNKLSEDMIKCMCTIYCKLADPPLTNPGLSSPTSSLSSTSAFSPKDIWSPGFRNDSSFDVRLDNPFHVEGLKEFSGPYSTMVEIQCVYRDTHKLGDIEPMLQNFRSLISRLEKIDPRKLTHEEKIAFWVNVHNALVMHAFLAYGIPQNNVKRIFLLLKAAYNVGGHVVSADMIQNSILGCRMSRPGQWLRLLLSSKGKFKTGDERQTYAIEHPEPLLHFALSSGNHSDPAVRVYTPKRVIQELEIAKEDYVRATFGVKKDQKIVLPKVVEAFAKDSGLCPSGVMEMIQQSLPDSLRKSIKKIPQGKGRKIIEWVPHNFSFRYLIMKDLVK, encoded by the exons ATGCCTAAG CCAGCCACAGAACTGATTAGAGATATTGCAGTACTAGAGTTGGAAGTTGGGCATTTGGAACAATATCTTCTCTCACTATACAGGAAAGCATTTGATCAGCAAATCTCATCCTTGTCTCCTCCCACAAAAGATGATAAACTAAAATCTCCTCTAAGTACCCCAAGAAGGCGTCTTGATTTCTCCAATTCTGATGTGATGTTGAAAAGGGAAAAATCTTCTTCTCGAGTTGATAGTCAATCAGAATTGAATCCACAGAAGGAAACCAATAGCATGGCAGAAGACAAAATTAACGAATCTGGAGTTCATCGAAGCCATTCGTCATTATCTCAGCGTTCAGCTATGTCGACCCCACCGGAAGAGACACTGGGCAAAGCGTTGCGTGCTTGTCATTCTCAACCTTTATCTATGATGGAG TATGCACAAAATGCTTCTTCAAATGTAATCAGTTTGGCAGAGCATCTTGGCACCCGTATCTCTGATCATGTTCCAGAGACACCAAATAAGCTATCTGAAGATATGATAAAGTGCATGTGCACCATATATTGCAAGCTTGCTGATCCCCCACTGACAAATCCCGGTCTTTCATCACCAACTTCTTCCTTGTCTTCCACAAGTGCATTTTCTCCAAAGGACATATGGAGTCCAGGATTTAGGAATGATTCATCTTTTGATGTTCGGCTGGACAATCCTTTTCATGTGGAAGGGTTGAAGGAGTTCAGTGGACCTTACAGCACAATGGTTGAGATACAGTGTGTGTATAGAGATACTCATAAATTGGGAGATATTGAACCGATGTTACAGAATTTCAG GTCACTTATTTCTCGCTTAGAAAAAATAGATCCACGAAAGTTGACTCACGAAGAGAAGATAGCATTCTGGGTTAACGTACATAATGCATTGGTGATGCAT GCATTTTTAGCTTATGGTATCCCCCAAAACAATGTGAAGAGAATATTTCTACTATTGAAG GCTGCCTATAATGTTGGAGGTCATGTAGTAAGTGCAGATATGATACAGAACTCTATCCTGGGATGTCGAATGTCCAGACCAGGACAG TGGCTTCGCTTGTTACTTTCTTCTAAAGGAAAATTCAAGACAGGGGATGAAAGACAAACATATGCTATTGAACATCCAGAACCCCTTCTGCATTTTGCACTCAGCTCAGGCAACCACTCAGATCCCGCG GTTCGAGTCTATACACCCAAGAGAGTAATTCAGGAGCTGGAAATCGCAAAAGAAGATTATGTCAGGGCTACCTTTGGTGTGAAGAAGGATCAGAAGATAGTCTTGCCAAAAGTTGTGGAGGCCTTTGCTAAGGATTCTGGCCTATGTCCTTCCGGTGTGATGGAGATGATCCAGCAATCTTTACCAGATTCTCTGAGAAAGAGCATTAAGAAGATTCCACAGGGAAAGGGCCGCAAGATCATTGAATGGGTTCCACATAATTTCTCTTTCCGGTATCTAATTATGAAGGACCTGGTGAAATGA
- the LOC132622116 gene encoding uncharacterized protein LOC132622116: protein MGICSSCESTSIATAKLILQDGRLQEFPYPVKVSYLLQKDPTIFICNSDEMDFGDVVSAISADEELQPGQLYFALPLSNLKRKLKAEEMAALAVKASSALNNCGGDQKYGCRKKGSYFIVETGKGGNNNNNNNNNGDVAVELRRARSSGGSGRRGKFTARLTAIPE, encoded by the coding sequence ATGGGTATTTGCAGTTCATGTGAATCTACATCTATTGCTACAGCAAAATTAATACTACAAGACGGAAGATTGCAAGAGTTTCCATATCCAGTAAAAGTTTCATACTTATTACAAAAAGATCCGACAATATTCATATGTAACTCCGATGAAATGGATTTCGGAGATGTTGTTTCTGCTATAAGTGCTGATGAAGAGCTTCAACCAGGTCAACTTTACTTTGCTTTACCGTTAAGCAATTTGAAACGTAAGCTTAAAGCTGAGGAAATGGCAGCATTAGCTGTTAAAGCTAGTTCTGCATTGAACAATTGTGGTGGTGATCAGAAATATGGTTGTAGAAAAAAAGGTTCCTATTTTATTGTAGAAACGGGTAAAGggggaaataataataataataataataataatggtgacGTGGCGGTGGAATTGAGAAGAGCGAGGAGTAGTGGTGGTAGTGGGAGGAGAGGGAAGTTTACGGCGAGGTTAACTGCAATACCTGAGTAG